The following are from one region of the Falco biarmicus isolate bFalBia1 chromosome 1, bFalBia1.pri, whole genome shotgun sequence genome:
- the LOC130156448 gene encoding 16 kDa beta-galactoside-binding lectin has product MEQGLVVTQLDIQPGECIKVKGKILSDAKGFAVNVGKDSSTLMLHFNPRFNCHGDVNTVVCNSKEDGTWGEEDRKADFPFQQGDKIEICISYNETEATVKVPEAEFQFPNRLGMEKIEYLAVEGDFKVKAIKFSNEL; this is encoded by the exons atggagcAA GGACTGGTCGTTACTCAGCTGGACATCCAGCCCGGGGAGTGCATCAAGGTCAAAGGGAAGATCCTGTCTGATGCTAAAGG GTTTGCTGTGAACGTGGGAAAGGACAGCAGCACCCTCATGCTGCATTTCAACCCTCGCTTCAACTGCCACGGGGATGTCAACACCGTTGTATGCAATTCTAAGGAGGATGGCACCTGGGGTGAAGAGGACAGGAAGGCTGACTTTCCCTTCCAGCAAGGTGACAAAATCGAG ATTTGCATTTCCTACAATGAAACGGAAGCAACGGTGAAGGTGCCTGAGGCAGAGTTCCAGTTTCCTAATCGGCTGGGCATGGAGAAAATTGAATACCTGGCTGTGGAGGGTGACTTTAAAGTTAAAGCCATTAAGTTCAGCAATGAGCTATag